Proteins encoded within one genomic window of Triticum aestivum cultivar Chinese Spring chromosome 2D, IWGSC CS RefSeq v2.1, whole genome shotgun sequence:
- the LOC123054753 gene encoding receptor-like serine/threonine-protein kinase SD1-8 isoform X2 has protein sequence MMAVNCTLQILLLLFILLSPVAITAGATDTFSKGQNVTDGETLVSAGGTFTLGFFSPGASAKRYLGIWFSVSSDAVCWVANCEHPLDDTSGVLVVASDTGDFLLLGGSGEVAWSSNSPNTSSVEAQLQESGNLVLHDQRSKTILWQSFDHPSNTLLPGMKMGKNLWTGDEWYLTSWRSPDDPSPGGYRRVLEYTTRLPEVVLWQRDAKAYRTGPWNGRWFNGVPEASTYAHDFPLHVTASTSEVTYGYTARPGAPLTRVVVSDAGVVRRLVWDASTSTWKTFFQGPRDVCDAYGKCGAFGLCDASAASSAFCGCLQGFSPASPPAWYMRETSDGCRRNVPLNCSGNGTATDGFVLVRGVKLPDTQNASVDTSISTEECRARCSANCSCLAYASAEIREGGGGGSGCIIWTGDVVDLRYVDRGQDLYLRLAESELAMPKSSKFAIVTVLAPVASVIGIILVLLFVIICWRRKHKISHKRLNDCIPQSSAMTVPSVDLHTLKQATLNFSETHVIGQGGFGIVYKGQLPDGRTIAVKRLKQSALTKKGKCDFTREVEVMARLRHGNLVRLLAYCDEGEERILVYAYMPNKSLDLYIFGEPSLRATLSWRQRLDIINGIAQGVAYMHEGSGESVVHRDLKLQNVLLDDNWRAKVADFGTAKLFVAERADSSLTIVNSPGYASPESLRAEMTLKCDVYSFGVVLLEILSGQRNGEAQRLLSHAWGLWEQDRTMAVLDSAVNLPPLSRPDSHIGSELGRCIQIGLLCIQESPDDRPAMSDVAAMLTTKTSQIAQPNRPGIYNRTRFVTGQADLTRSTIIDLE, from the exons ATGATGGCGGTAAACTGCACTCTTCAAATCCTCCTCCTCTTGTTCATACTCCTCTCCCCTGTAGCCATCACCGCCGGTGCTACTGACACATTCAGCAAGGGCCAGAATGTCACTGACGGCGAGACACTCGTCTCGGCCGGTGGCACATTTACACTGGGATTCTTCTCTCCCGGTGCGTCGGCCAAGAGATACCTCGGGATATGGTTCTCGGTGTCCAGCGACGCCGTTTGCTGGGTGGCCAACTGTGAGCACCCTCTTGACGACACCTCCGGTGTGCTGGTGGTGGCCAGTGACACGGGGGACTTTCTCCTGCTCGGTGGCTCCGGTGAGGTGGCGTGGTCATCCAACTCCCCCAACACCTCCTCAGTGGAGGCACAGCTTCAGGAGTCCGGCAACCTGGTCTTACACGACCAGAGAAGCAAAACCATCTTGTGGCAGTCGTTCGACCACCCATCGAACACCTTGCTGCCCGGCATGAAGATGGGAAAGAACCTGTGGACAGGCGACGAGTGGTACCTTACGTCGTGGCGGTCGCCGGATGACCCGTCTCCGGGGGGCTACCGCCGCGTGCTGGAGTACACAACTCGGCTGCCGGAGGTTGTCCTGTGGCAACGGGACGCCAAGGCGTATCGCACGGGGCCATGGAATGGGCGCTGGTTCAATGGCGTCCCAGAGGCCTCGACGTACGCTCACGATTTCCCGCTGCACGTGACGGCCAGCACATCGGAGGTCACGTACGGGTACACAGCCAGGCCTGGCGCGCCCCTGACCCGCGTGGTGGTGTCTGACGCCGGCGTGGTCAGGCGGCTGGTGTGGGACGCCAGCACCAGCACTTGGAAGACCTTCTTCCAAGGGCCAAGGGACGTGTGTGATGCCTACGGCAAGTGCGGGGCGTTCGGTCTGTGTGACGCCAGCGCGGCGTCGTCGGCGTTCTGTGGCTGCCTGCAGGGGTTCAGCCCAGCGTCACCACCAGCGTGGTACATGAGGGAAACCTCAGACGGGTGCCGGCGGAACGTGCCGCTGAACTGCAGCGGCAATGGGACGGCGACGGACGGCTTCGTGCTGGTGCGTGGCGTGAAGCTGCCAGACACGCAGAACGCGTCGGTGGACACGAGCATCTCAACGGAGGAGTGCAGGGCTAGGTGCTCCGCCAACTGCTCGTGCTTGGCCTACGCGTCTGCCGAGATCcgagaaggtggtggtggtggcagtggcTGCATCATTTGGACAGGTGACGTGGTTGATCTTCGCTATGTCGACCGAGGGCAGGATCTGTACCTCAGGCTGGCCGAGTCTGAACTAG CTATGCCAAAGAGCTCGAAGTTTGCTATCGTGACTGTTCTTGCGCCAGTAGCTTCCGTTATTGGTATAATACTTGTGTTGTTGTTTGTCATCATTTGCTGGAGAAGGAAGCACAAGATCTCGCATAAGCGACTAAACG ACTGCATTCCTCAAAGTTCAGCTATGACAGTCCCGTCAGTTGATCTGCACACTCTGAAGCAGGCTACATTGAATTTCTCCGAGACCCATGTGATTGGTCAAGGAGGGTTTGGCATAGTGTATAAG GGTCAATTACCTGACGGGAGAACGATTGCGGTGAAGAGGCTTAAGCAGTCTGCTCTCACGAAAAAAGGTAAATGTGATTTCACAAGAGAAGTGGAGGTGATGGCCAGGCTCCGGCATGGCAACCTTGTTCGCCTGCTTGCTTACTGCGACGAAGGCGAAGAGAGGATACTCGTCTATGCCTACATGCCCAACAAGAGCCTGGATCTCTACATATTTG GTGAACCCAGCCTCCGTGCTACGCTGAGCTGGAGGCAGAGGCTGGATATCATCAACGGCATTGCGCAAGGCGTGGCGTACATGCACGAGGGATCGGGCGAGAGCGTCGTCCACAGAGATTTGAAGCTTCAAAACGTGCTGCTAGACGACAATTGGCGGGCCAAGGTTGCGGACTTCGGCACCGCGAAGCTGTTCGTCGCTGAGCGGGCCGACTCTAGCCTCACCATCGTCAACTCACC TGGATATGCATCACCAGAGTCATTGCGGGCGGAGATGACGCTCAAATGCGACGTCTATAGCTTCGGAGTCGTGCTGCTGGAAATCCTTAGTGGACAAAGGAACGGCGAGGCGCAGAGGCTCCTTTCACAT GCATGGGGATTGTGGGAGCAGGACAGGACAATGGCTGTTCTTGATTCGGCGGTGAATCTCCCTCCCCTCTCTCGGCCTGATTCCCACATCGGCTCTGAACTCGGGAGGTGCATTCAGATTGGGCTTCTCTGCATCCAGGAATCACCGGACGACAGGCCGGCCATGTCTGACGTTGCCGCGATGCTAACCACCAAGACCTCACAGATCGCTCAGCCCAACAGACCCGGAATATATAACCGAACAAGGTTTGTGACTGGTCAGGCGGATCTCACTAGGTCCACAATAATCGATCTCGAGTAG
- the LOC123054753 gene encoding receptor-like serine/threonine-protein kinase SD1-8 isoform X1: MMAVNCTLQILLLLFILLSPVAITAGATDTFSKGQNVTDGETLVSAGGTFTLGFFSPGASAKRYLGIWFSVSSDAVCWVANCEHPLDDTSGVLVVASDTGDFLLLGGSGEVAWSSNSPNTSSVEAQLQESGNLVLHDQRSKTILWQSFDHPSNTLLPGMKMGKNLWTGDEWYLTSWRSPDDPSPGGYRRVLEYTTRLPEVVLWQRDAKAYRTGPWNGRWFNGVPEASTYAHDFPLHVTASTSEVTYGYTARPGAPLTRVVVSDAGVVRRLVWDASTSTWKTFFQGPRDVCDAYGKCGAFGLCDASAASSAFCGCLQGFSPASPPAWYMRETSDGCRRNVPLNCSGNGTATDGFVLVRGVKLPDTQNASVDTSISTEECRARCSANCSCLAYASAEIREGGGGGSGCIIWTGDVVDLRYVDRGQDLYLRLAESELAMPKSSKFAIVTVLAPVASVIGIILVLLFVIICWRRKHKISHKRLNDCIPQSSAMTVPSVDLHTLKQATLNFSETHVIGQGGFGIVYKGQLPDGRTIAVKRLKQSALTKKGKCDFTREVEVMARLRHGNLVRLLAYCDEGEERILVYAYMPNKSLDLYIFAKKCLRVAGEPSLRATLSWRQRLDIINGIAQGVAYMHEGSGESVVHRDLKLQNVLLDDNWRAKVADFGTAKLFVAERADSSLTIVNSPGYASPESLRAEMTLKCDVYSFGVVLLEILSGQRNGEAQRLLSHAWGLWEQDRTMAVLDSAVNLPPLSRPDSHIGSELGRCIQIGLLCIQESPDDRPAMSDVAAMLTTKTSQIAQPNRPGIYNRTRFVTGQADLTRSTIIDLE, encoded by the exons ATGATGGCGGTAAACTGCACTCTTCAAATCCTCCTCCTCTTGTTCATACTCCTCTCCCCTGTAGCCATCACCGCCGGTGCTACTGACACATTCAGCAAGGGCCAGAATGTCACTGACGGCGAGACACTCGTCTCGGCCGGTGGCACATTTACACTGGGATTCTTCTCTCCCGGTGCGTCGGCCAAGAGATACCTCGGGATATGGTTCTCGGTGTCCAGCGACGCCGTTTGCTGGGTGGCCAACTGTGAGCACCCTCTTGACGACACCTCCGGTGTGCTGGTGGTGGCCAGTGACACGGGGGACTTTCTCCTGCTCGGTGGCTCCGGTGAGGTGGCGTGGTCATCCAACTCCCCCAACACCTCCTCAGTGGAGGCACAGCTTCAGGAGTCCGGCAACCTGGTCTTACACGACCAGAGAAGCAAAACCATCTTGTGGCAGTCGTTCGACCACCCATCGAACACCTTGCTGCCCGGCATGAAGATGGGAAAGAACCTGTGGACAGGCGACGAGTGGTACCTTACGTCGTGGCGGTCGCCGGATGACCCGTCTCCGGGGGGCTACCGCCGCGTGCTGGAGTACACAACTCGGCTGCCGGAGGTTGTCCTGTGGCAACGGGACGCCAAGGCGTATCGCACGGGGCCATGGAATGGGCGCTGGTTCAATGGCGTCCCAGAGGCCTCGACGTACGCTCACGATTTCCCGCTGCACGTGACGGCCAGCACATCGGAGGTCACGTACGGGTACACAGCCAGGCCTGGCGCGCCCCTGACCCGCGTGGTGGTGTCTGACGCCGGCGTGGTCAGGCGGCTGGTGTGGGACGCCAGCACCAGCACTTGGAAGACCTTCTTCCAAGGGCCAAGGGACGTGTGTGATGCCTACGGCAAGTGCGGGGCGTTCGGTCTGTGTGACGCCAGCGCGGCGTCGTCGGCGTTCTGTGGCTGCCTGCAGGGGTTCAGCCCAGCGTCACCACCAGCGTGGTACATGAGGGAAACCTCAGACGGGTGCCGGCGGAACGTGCCGCTGAACTGCAGCGGCAATGGGACGGCGACGGACGGCTTCGTGCTGGTGCGTGGCGTGAAGCTGCCAGACACGCAGAACGCGTCGGTGGACACGAGCATCTCAACGGAGGAGTGCAGGGCTAGGTGCTCCGCCAACTGCTCGTGCTTGGCCTACGCGTCTGCCGAGATCcgagaaggtggtggtggtggcagtggcTGCATCATTTGGACAGGTGACGTGGTTGATCTTCGCTATGTCGACCGAGGGCAGGATCTGTACCTCAGGCTGGCCGAGTCTGAACTAG CTATGCCAAAGAGCTCGAAGTTTGCTATCGTGACTGTTCTTGCGCCAGTAGCTTCCGTTATTGGTATAATACTTGTGTTGTTGTTTGTCATCATTTGCTGGAGAAGGAAGCACAAGATCTCGCATAAGCGACTAAACG ACTGCATTCCTCAAAGTTCAGCTATGACAGTCCCGTCAGTTGATCTGCACACTCTGAAGCAGGCTACATTGAATTTCTCCGAGACCCATGTGATTGGTCAAGGAGGGTTTGGCATAGTGTATAAG GGTCAATTACCTGACGGGAGAACGATTGCGGTGAAGAGGCTTAAGCAGTCTGCTCTCACGAAAAAAGGTAAATGTGATTTCACAAGAGAAGTGGAGGTGATGGCCAGGCTCCGGCATGGCAACCTTGTTCGCCTGCTTGCTTACTGCGACGAAGGCGAAGAGAGGATACTCGTCTATGCCTACATGCCCAACAAGAGCCTGGATCTCTACATATTTG CAAAAAAATGCTTGCGCGTTGCAGGTGAACCCAGCCTCCGTGCTACGCTGAGCTGGAGGCAGAGGCTGGATATCATCAACGGCATTGCGCAAGGCGTGGCGTACATGCACGAGGGATCGGGCGAGAGCGTCGTCCACAGAGATTTGAAGCTTCAAAACGTGCTGCTAGACGACAATTGGCGGGCCAAGGTTGCGGACTTCGGCACCGCGAAGCTGTTCGTCGCTGAGCGGGCCGACTCTAGCCTCACCATCGTCAACTCACC TGGATATGCATCACCAGAGTCATTGCGGGCGGAGATGACGCTCAAATGCGACGTCTATAGCTTCGGAGTCGTGCTGCTGGAAATCCTTAGTGGACAAAGGAACGGCGAGGCGCAGAGGCTCCTTTCACAT GCATGGGGATTGTGGGAGCAGGACAGGACAATGGCTGTTCTTGATTCGGCGGTGAATCTCCCTCCCCTCTCTCGGCCTGATTCCCACATCGGCTCTGAACTCGGGAGGTGCATTCAGATTGGGCTTCTCTGCATCCAGGAATCACCGGACGACAGGCCGGCCATGTCTGACGTTGCCGCGATGCTAACCACCAAGACCTCACAGATCGCTCAGCCCAACAGACCCGGAATATATAACCGAACAAGGTTTGTGACTGGTCAGGCGGATCTCACTAGGTCCACAATAATCGATCTCGAGTAG
- the LOC123054754 gene encoding uncharacterized protein isoform X1, with protein sequence MRVESLSVAAVGGGRGRDGRRDEGGVAFRGRGGRWARERGEAGRGRRGVPWPEFARRGSRLLYEVLLRRRRDRVSLSTSSSHTHLLLPLVVNACSWLRPSTNRLPLDGHWLLHARTASTATMTKEEGMMWDLRERMKSKMMKSIRSLLCKLEAGILMFVIPILLGHLETHG encoded by the exons ATGAGGGTGGAGTCGCTTTCCGTGGCCGCGGTGGGCGGAGGGCGAGGGCGAGATGGGAGGCGGGACGAGGGCGGCGTGGCATTCCGTGGCCGCGGTGGCCggtgggcgagggagagaggggaggccggACGAGGGAGGCGTGGTGTTCCGTGGCCAGAGTTCGCCAGGAGAGGGTCCAGGCTGCTCTACGAGGttcttctccggcgacgacgcGACAGAGTTTCGCTGTCAACAAGCTCCTCTCACACCCATCTTCTTCTCCCCTTG GTTGTCAACGCCTGTAGCTGGCTGCGACCAAGCACGAACCGGCTACCTCTAGATGGGCACTGGCTGCTCCACGCACGGACGGCAAGCACGGCGACCATGACCAAG GAGGAGGGTATGATGTGGGATTTGAGGGAGCGTATGAAGAGCAAAATGATGAAATCCATCAG GTCTCTGCTATGTAAGCTGGAAGCTGGCATCTTGATGTTTGTTATCCCCATCCTTCTTGGACACCTG GAAACTCACGGGTGA
- the LOC123054754 gene encoding uncharacterized protein isoform X2 encodes MRVESLSVAAVGGGRGRDGRRDEGGVAFRGRGGRWARERGEAGRGRRGVPWPEFARRGSRLLYEVVNACSWLRPSTNRLPLDGHWLLHARTASTATMTKEEGMMWDLRERMKSKMMKSIRSLLCKLEAGILMFVIPILLGHLETHG; translated from the exons ATGAGGGTGGAGTCGCTTTCCGTGGCCGCGGTGGGCGGAGGGCGAGGGCGAGATGGGAGGCGGGACGAGGGCGGCGTGGCATTCCGTGGCCGCGGTGGCCggtgggcgagggagagaggggaggccggACGAGGGAGGCGTGGTGTTCCGTGGCCAGAGTTCGCCAGGAGAGGGTCCAGGCTGCTCTACGAG GTTGTCAACGCCTGTAGCTGGCTGCGACCAAGCACGAACCGGCTACCTCTAGATGGGCACTGGCTGCTCCACGCACGGACGGCAAGCACGGCGACCATGACCAAG GAGGAGGGTATGATGTGGGATTTGAGGGAGCGTATGAAGAGCAAAATGATGAAATCCATCAG GTCTCTGCTATGTAAGCTGGAAGCTGGCATCTTGATGTTTGTTATCCCCATCCTTCTTGGACACCTG GAAACTCACGGGTGA
- the LOC123054754 gene encoding uncharacterized protein isoform X3 — translation MRVESLSVAAVGGGRGRDGRRDEGGVAFRGRGGRWARERGEAGRGRRGVPWPEFARRGSRLLYEVVNACSWLRPSTNRLPLDGHWLLHARTASTATMTKEEGMMWDLRERMKSKMMKSIRSLL, via the exons ATGAGGGTGGAGTCGCTTTCCGTGGCCGCGGTGGGCGGAGGGCGAGGGCGAGATGGGAGGCGGGACGAGGGCGGCGTGGCATTCCGTGGCCGCGGTGGCCggtgggcgagggagagaggggaggccggACGAGGGAGGCGTGGTGTTCCGTGGCCAGAGTTCGCCAGGAGAGGGTCCAGGCTGCTCTACGAG GTTGTCAACGCCTGTAGCTGGCTGCGACCAAGCACGAACCGGCTACCTCTAGATGGGCACTGGCTGCTCCACGCACGGACGGCAAGCACGGCGACCATGACCAAG GAGGAGGGTATGATGTGGGATTTGAGGGAGCGTATGAAGAGCAAAATGATGAAATCCATCAG GTCTCTGCTAT GA